The following are from one region of the Ptychodera flava strain L36383 chromosome 15, AS_Pfla_20210202, whole genome shotgun sequence genome:
- the LOC139152099 gene encoding uncharacterized protein — translation MGAGEKGRRGGRSRTRGRRIGGLNRRRGIGTIGRRRRGGGGKIIYSGPGGSAIALAIIFIVLGIFLLVPGCVLLSSGLSNTWSGSGMLVPGIALLSMSGVLLITGITIFIVKKGCGGCNNSVGSSESETTTVVPATESSVPAATTSTTQIGANGQNDDRPKHIHINLQYTQMPGQPMPGQPMPPPGQFYPVLQEQDICLLQMPMLVCIHLRSMELPLSRCSLHKMQMTWHIHHLSNLSIHPKRIPRVT, via the exons ATGGGGGCTGGAGAGAAGGGGAGGCGTGGCGGTCGTTCACGTACTCGTGGACGACGAATCGGCGGTTTAAATCGACGCCGTGGTATTGGAACCATTGGTCGTCGTCGTCGTGGTGGCGGCGGCAAGATCATCTATTCTGGACCTGGAGGAAGTGCCATTGCCCTagcaattattttcatagttttaGGAATATTCCTGCTTGTTCCTGGTTGTGTTCTCCTAAGCTCAGGACTAAGCAATACATGGAGTGGTTCAGGAATGCTGGTGCCTGGAATCGCTCTCCTTTCAATGTCTGGAGTTTTGCTAATCACAGGAATTACAATATTCATTGTGAAAAAAGGATGTGGTGGATGTAATAACAGTGTTGGCTCCAGTGAATCGGAAACTACTACTGTAGTTCCTGCTACCGAGTCGAGCGTTCCTGCCGCAACAACAAGTACAACCCAAATAGGCGCCAATGGGCAAAACGACGACCGACCGAAACACATTCACATCAACCTGCAGTATACACAAATGCCAGGTCAGCCAATGCCAGGTCAGCCAATGCCTCCCCCTGGTCAGTTTTATCCAGTCCTTCAGGAACAGGACATATGCCTCCTCCAGATGCCTATGTTAGTATGTATCCATCTGCGCAGTATGGAATTGCCCCTCAGCCGGTGTTCACTCCACAAAATGCAAATGACATGGCATATCCACCACCTCTCCAACCTCAGCATCC ATCCGAAACGAATACCCCGGGTCACATGA
- the LOC139152093 gene encoding uncharacterized protein, protein MAGNHLRESFFIFICLISSVKTQESEQLTDMEAVKDALLAGYPLKYFADYTKCARTPVVTIPGVDIEEPSDYGTTIDSFRGLRDVTGAVVQLTFTTTEVVDFPGIPEHVIVYSTIQAFPDGRVTSTTQYIERDGLMEVGNSINNCALNDGSNGEGVFIYKNTFLNPVRLTTYEDIESSFIDGYSIRYMAVFTKCGEFNTGFDTLGGGLIPLYYLKRGEKIIASIAKFYNSPFALNQYVVDTFKVDIWKNMTMQVALSAISVDDFSQRYTDEVYNCPLIVQTQSPPAVVFRMAPRT, encoded by the exons ATGGCAGGGAATCATTTACGAGAAAGCttcttcattttcatttgtctCATTTCGTCCGTGAAGACACAGG AGTCTGAACAGTTGACCGACATGGAAGCGGTAAAGGATGCACTCCTTGCAGGTTATCCACTCAAATACTTCGCTGATTATACAAAATGTGCCAGAACGCCCGTTGTTACAATTCCTGGGGTAGACATTGAG GAACCATCAGACTATGGCACTACGATTGACTCTTTCCGTGGTCTCCGTGACGTCACTGGTGCAGTTGTCCAGCTTACTTTTACAACAACCGAGGTTGTTGACTTTCCTGGCATTCCAG AACACGTTATCGTGTACAGCACTATTCAAGCATTCCCCGATGGCAGAGTTACAAGTACGACGCAATACATTGAACGTGACGGGCTGATGGAAGTTGGAAATTCCATCAATAACTGTGCACTGAATGACGGCTCCAATGGCGAGGGAGTTTTCATTTACAAGAACACGTTTTTGAATCCCGTTCGACTGACTACTTATGAAGACATCGAATCGTCTTTCATAGATGGTTACAGCATACGTTATATGGCAGTGTTCACCAAATGTGGCGAATTCAACACTGGTTTCGATACACTTGGTGGCGGATTAATACCACTCTACTACTTGAAAAGAG GAGAGAAGATTATCGCTTCGATTGCAAAGTTTTACAACAGTCCGTTCGCACTAAACCAGTACGTCGTGGATACTTTCAAAGTTGATATTTGGAAAAACATGACGATGCAAGTAGCATTGTCTGCGATTAGCGTTGATGATTTCTCACAAAGATACACTGATGAAGTTTACAACTGTCCACTCATTGTCCAAACACAATCCCCTCCTGCCGTAGTGTTCCGTATGGCTCCGCGTACCTAG
- the LOC139152091 gene encoding uncharacterized protein, with protein sequence MMSVAAKKSGSGAKPRGRPRKTTIKSEEHYGATSAGAAAGIGSLASEFLSEFQCMKDEIQSLRAVIAAHRPTTSNTERTPAQPEASATKLLHLGAKTEAAESQSPTNMTQLRQMADADAQLQQDLQDAQHSIIPDFFENGSTNISPKRGKSQRFQTRKDSAVVPVSWPHMSAQPRPFGAGSEISYDSMSISEFVEGFTSILVGKAVTSTERETRLKHLNLLMRFASVYPWDAVLKYHGAFLQDIEYGRRTWESDGHDLKELYLYPRAAETRQSRTNKPKTTTTGDSVQYCWAYNQEGKCNDGNSCKYKHVCSACFKFRKSTEGHPRTKCPYNDPKVRAEKANQQEKITQDQKQPTKD encoded by the exons ATGATGAGCGTCGCAGCCAAGAAGTCGGGCTCAGGAGCAAAGCCGCGAGGGCGACCACGGAAAACTACAATCAAGTCTGAAGAACATTACGGCGCCACATCTGCTGGGGCCGCGGCCGGCATAGGTTCTTTAGCATCAGAATTTTTATCGGAATTTCAGTGTATGAAAGATGAAATCCAGAGTCTACGAGCAGTAATAGCGGCTCATAGACCCACTACAAGCAACACCGAACGCACTCCCGCACAACCAGAGGCAAGTGCTACAAAGTTGCTACATTTAGGCGCCAAAACCGAAGCGGCCGAGAGTCAAAGCCCTACAAACATGACTCAACTGCGTCAAATGGCCGATGCCGACGCTCAACTACAACAGGATTTGCAGGACGCCCAGCACTCAATCATACCGGATTTCTTCGAGAATGGTAGTACCAACATCAGCCCAAAACGCGGTAAGTCTCAACGATTTCAGACTAGGAAAGACAGCGCCGTCGTTCCGGTTTCATGGCCACACATGTCTGCGCAACCTCGTCCTTTCGGCGCGGGCAGTGAGATCAGCTACGATTCAATGTCAATCAGCGAATTTGTAGAGGGATTCACTTCCATTTTGGTTGGTAAGGCCGTGACCAGTACGGAGAGAGAAACCCGCTTAAAACATTTAAACCTGCTGATGCGATTCGCGTCAGTGTACCCTTGGGACGCCGTGCTCAAATACCATGGCGCTTTTCTCCAAGACATCGAGTACGGTCGTCGCACATGGGAGAGCGACGGACACGACCTCAAAGAACTGTATTTATACCCGAGAGCGGCCGAGACGCGACAATCGAGAACGAACAAACCGAAGACTACTACAACTGGAGATTCTGTCCAATACTGCTGGGCGTACAATCAAGAAGGAAAGTGCAACGATGGGAACTCTTGCAAGTACAAACATGTATGCAGCGCCTGTTTCAAATTCAGAAAATCGACAGAAGGTCATCCCAGGACAAAGTGCCCATACAATGATCCCAAAGTGAGAGCGGAAAAAGCAAACCAACAAGAAAAGATCACTCAG GATCAGAAGCAACCAACCAAGGACTAG